The Pseudomonas alkylphenolica genomic sequence GGCTTTCTTGGCTTCGGCGGTTTTCTTCGCTTCGTCAGCCTTCTTGGCTTCCTCGGACTTCTTGGCCTCGGCTTCGGCGCGTGCTTCTTCCGCCTTTTGAGCAGCTTCTTCCTTCTTTTGTTCCGCAGCCTTCACTGCTTGCTGCTCGACCTTTTTCTGCTCCATCTGTTCTTCTTCGGTCTGGCGCGAAGCGGTTTTCTTCGCTTCACCCGCAATCTTCTGATTGGTCTGGGTGGTGGCCTGACTTTTCGATTTCAGCTGGTACAGGGTTGCCTGGACAATAGGCTTGGACGGCGGCAACTCCGGGGTCATGGCAAAACTGACGAACAGCATGCCGAACACCAGAACGTGCAGCGCAATGGCCCAGACGCTGGGCCAGAAATAGCTTTCCGAGGCGGATGGCTCTCGCTGTTGCATCAGGGCGCCTCGGTAATCAGGCCAACGTTACCGACACCTGCCTTCTGCAACCCGCCCATGGCACCCATGACCGCGCCGTAGTCGACGGACTTGTCGCCACGGATGAAGACCTGGGTCTGTTTGCCCTGGTCACGTCCGGCGGCGATGATTTTGGTCACGGCGTCGGTCATTTGCGGCAAGGTCATAGCCTTGTCCATCTGCTTTTCGGTGTCGACTTCGCTGCCAAGGTTCCAGAAGTAGGTCTTGTCAGCCTTGATCGAAATGGTCAGGACCTGGACGTTGTTGTCCTGCGGCAAGGCTTCGCTGGAAACCTTGGGCAGATCGACCTTCACGCCCTGGTTGAGCATCGGTGCGGTCACCATGAAAATGACCAGCAGTACCAACATCACGTCGATGTAAGGCACCACGTTCATCTCGGCGACCGGCTTGCGTTTGTGGCGAACTCGGGCCATGGGCTTTTACCTGATCACTCTTCGCTGGTGTGCACTTTACGGTGCAGGATGGCCTGGAACTCGTCGGCGAACGTGTAGTAACGGCCGATCAAGACTTCACTGCGGGCAGCGAAACGGTTGTAGGCAATAACCGCTGGAATCGCGGCAAACAGGCCGATCGCGGTAGCGATCAGGGCCTCGGCGATACCCGGGGCGACGGTAGCCAGGGTTGCCTGCTGGGCGCTGGCCAGGCCGCGGAAGGAGTTCATGATGCCCCACACGGTACCGAACAGACCGATGTACGGGCTGGTGGAGCCGACGGTAGCCAGGAACGGCAGGCTCTGCTCGAGCTTCTCTTCCTCACGGGAGATGGCTACGCGCATCGCCCGGCCAACACCTTCCATGACCGCATCAGGATCAACGCCAGGCTGCTGGCGCAGGCGGGAGAATTCCTTGAAGCCGGCACGGAAAACCTGCTCGACACCCGAGTCCGGGTCCGGGTTGCTGCCCGCCTGGCGGTACAGTTTGGACAGGTCGATTCCCGACCAGAAGCGCTCTTCGAAGCTTTCCAGGGCTCGACGACCGGCGCGCAGCATGGTGCTGCGCTGGAAAATCATGATCCATGACGTTACCGATGCGGCAACCAGAACCAGCATGACCAGCTGTACCACGATGCTGGCATTGCTGACCAGGCTCCACATGGAGGTATGGTCGACGACGTTAGCTTCCACGCTTAATCTCCTGCATTTGAATGAGTACCCGGATCGCCAGCCTCGGCAAAGGCCGTACGTAGCGCTGGGGGAATGGCCCGGGGTTTGAAAGTATCGGCGCGCACACAGGCCACCAGGAACTGCCCTTCGCAGAGCAGCGTTGCATCTTTTTCGCGCCAGACCTGCTGCACGAAGCGCAGACTGGCGCGGTTCAATTCAAGCACTTGCGCGGTAACCCGCAATTCATCGTCCAGTCGCGCTGGCGCGTGATAGCGCGCCTCGCTGGAGTGGACCACAAACAGCAGGTTGTCCTGCGCCAAGGCCGACTGGGCAAAGCCCAGTGCGCGTAACCGCTCGGTGCGGGCACGCTCCATGAATTTCAGGTAATTGACGTAATACACCACGCCGCCCGCATCAGTGTCTTCGTAATAGACCCGACAATGATGTGCGAACGGCTCAAGCCCATTTTGCGCGCGCATACTCTAGTGCTTACTCCTCAGCTTGCCAATCCGCTCCGGCAACTGTTTTTCATCGATTATGTCGTATTGCCAGCGTGGTCCTTCCATGACAGCCGATAGGACCACGAAAACAGCAGATAAATCTGTCATTCATCGGGCGGGGCGGAAAAACCTTCGCCATTGACCGACTCGCCGAGGCGATTGGGGATGTTCAGACCGAAGTGCAGGTAGGCATGCCGGGTTACCACCCGCCCCCGCGGCGTGCGCATGATATAGCCCTGCTGGATCAGGTAGGGCTCGAGCACATCCTCGATGGTATGGCGCTCCTCACTGATGGCCGCCGCCAAGCTGTCGACGCCGACTGGACCACCGTCGAACTTCTCGATCATGGTCAGCAGCAAGCGGCGGTCCTGGTGATCAAAACCGCGCTCGTCGACATCCAGCAGGTTCAACGCCATGTCGGCGATCGGCTTGGTGATATGGCCCTTGCCCCGCACCTCGGCAAAATCGCGCACCCGGCGCAACAGGCGGTTGGCGATTCGCGGTGTGCCACGGGCCCGCCGGGCTATCTCGAAGGCACCTTCATCCTCAATCGGCAGACCGAGGATGCCACCGGAACGGCTGACGATGGTTGCCAGGTCTTCGGTGTTGTAGAACTCCAGGCGCTGGACGATACCGAAGCGGTCACGCAACGGATTGGTCAGCATGCCGGCGCGAGTGGTGGCGCCGACCAGGGTAAACGGCGGCAGGTCGAGCTTGATCGAGCGCGCCGCCGGCCCCTCGCCGATCATGATGTCGAGCTGGAAGTCCTCCATGGCCGGGTACAGCACTTCTTCGACAATGGGCGACAGACGGTGAATTTCGTCGATGAACAGCACGTCGTGCGGCTCAAGGTTGGTCAACAACGCCGCCAAATCACCCGGACGCTCGAGAATGGGCCCTGAAGTACTCTTGATCGACACGCCCATTTCCTGAGCGATGATATTGGCCAAGGTGGTTTTACCCAGACCCGGCGGGCCGAAGATCAGGGTGTGATCCAACGACTCGCTGCGCCCGCGCGCCGCCTCGATGAACAGGGCCATCTGCTCACGCACCACTGGCTGACCGATGTATTCGGCCAGGCGCAGCGGGCGGATCGCCCGGTCCTGGACCTCTTCACGGTCACGCCCGGTGGCGGCTATCAGTCGATCGGCTTCTATCACTTAGATCATTCCCTTCAGGCTGCGACGGATCAGTTCTTCACTACTCAGCCCCTTGGCATCGACAGCAGCCACTGCCTTGCTGGCTTCCTGGGGCTTGTAACCCAGGGAGATCAAGGCACTGACGGCATCGGCTTCGGCACTGGAGACGGTGGCCAGCGGCAGCGGCCCATTGGGCACCAGGGCGAACATGGCCGGTGAGGTTTCCCAGGCTTTGAAACGGTCCTTGAGTTCGACCAACAGGCGCTCGGCGGTCTTCTTGCCGACACCGGGCACTTTGACCAGGGCCGAAGCATCCTGAGCCTGGACGCAGCGCACCAGCTCATCGACATCCAGGCCCGACATCAGCGCCAGGGCCAGTTTGGGGCCGACGCCGTTGAGCCGGATCAGCTCACGAAACAGCTCTCGCTCGCGCTTCTCATGGAAGCCATAGAGCAGATGAGCATCCTCACGCACCACCAGGTGGGTGTGCAAGGTCACCGCCTCGCCCACCTTGGGCAGGCGGTACAGCGTGGTCATTGGCACTTCGAGCTCGTAGCCCAGGCCATTGACATCAACAATCAGGTGCGGCGGCTGCTTTTCAGCCAGAGTGCCGCGCAAACGTCCAATCACGTTGCAATCCTTCCTCATGGGCGCCGGCAAACAACCGGTCAACCCTAACAGCAAATGCAATGGCCGATGGCATTGCCCGGTCAAAATTTGTTTCAACGCATGATGCTATCAGAGCCGCAAGCGTCCGCTACGGCTGCGCGCGGTGCCCAGGCCGTGCGGCAACAGGCTGGAGCGGGTGTGGGCATGGCACAGGGCGATGGCCAGGGCATCGGAGGCATCGATCTGCGGTTTCTGGGTCAGCTTGAGCAGATGCATGACCATCATCTGCACTTGTTCCTTGTTGGCCCCGCCTGTACCGGCGACGGCCTGCTTGACCTGGGTTGCGCTGTATTCGGCGATCTCCAGCCCTTCTTCAATGGCAGCGACAATGGCCGCGCCACGCGCCTGCCCCAGCTTCAGCGCCGAATCGGCGTTGCGCGCCATGAACACCCGTTCGATGCCCATGGTCACCGGGCCGTACTGGCTGATGATCTCTCGTACACCGCGAAACACGATCTGCAAGCGCTCCGGCAACTCGCCGCTACCGGTTCGAATACACCCGGAAGCCACATATTCGCAGCCCCGAGGCCCCTGGCGCACCACGCCGTAGCCGGTGATGCGCGAGCCAGGGTCGATGCCAAGAATCAGAGTCATAACGCCTGCATATTCAATGACGCATCTACGCGTCGTTGTAAAGACAGAAGCCGGACCCGCTTGCAGCCGCAAGGCGACTGCAGGTGGATCCGGCTTCCAACCAGCCAGGGCTGTAGGTCAGCCGAGACTTTCCATGACTTCGTCGGGAATCTCGGCATTGGAATAGACGTTCTGCACGTCATCCAGATCCTCAAGCATATCGATCAGCTTGAGCACCTTTTGCGCGCCATCCAGGTCCAGTTCGGCACTGGTGGTCGGCTGCATGACGATTTCCGCATCCGCCGCCTTGAAGCCTGCTTCTTCCAGCGCGTTACGCACGGCATAGAAGCTGGCAAACGAGGTGAACACGTCAAAGGAGCCGTCTTCATTGCTGACCACATCGTCAGCATCGGCCTCCATCGCCGCCTCCATCAGCGCATCTTCATCAACGCCCGCGGCAAAGCTGATCTGCCCCTTGCGTTCGAACAGATAAGCCACCGACCCGTCGGTGCCAAGGTTGCCGCCACACTTGCTGAAGGCGTGACGCACGGCTGCAGCGGTACGGTTGCGGTTGTCGGTCATAGCCTCGACCATGATCGCCACGCCACCCGGACCGTAGCCCTCGTAGCTGAGTTCTTCAACGTTATCGGCTTCGGTCGCGCCAGCGCCACGGGCAATCGCCCGGTCGATGATGTCGCGACTCATGTTGGCACCGAGGGCCTTGTCCAGAGCCAGACGCAGACGCGGGTTGGAGCCCGGATCGCCGCCGCCCTGCTTGGCGGCGACGGTCAGTTCACGGATCCACTTGGTGAAGATCTTGCCCCGCTTGGCGTCTTGACGCTCTTTACGGTGCTTGATGTTTGCCCATTTGGAATGACCAGCCATAACGACTCCGAATCCTTTGTAACAATGCCATGCACCTGCCCGGCGCAAACCGGGCAGGAACCATAAAATCAGTACTGCTTAACGCAAAGGCGCATCCATTTGGATGCGCCCGGGGTCCGCTTACTCAGCCTTGGGCTGTTCGCGCAGACGGATGTGCAGCTCACGCAGGGCCTTGGCATCGACCAGGCCTGGCGCCTGGGTCATGACGCACGCAGCGCTCTGGGTTTTCGGGAAGGCGATGACTTCACGAATCGACTGGGCGCCGGTCATCAGCATGACCAGACGGTCCAGACCGAAGGCCAGGCCACCGTGTGGCGGTGCACCAAATTTCAGGGCGTCGAGCAGGAAGCCGAACTTCTCTTCCTGTTCAGCCGCTTCGATACCCAGCAGACGGAACACCGCCTGTTGCATTTCCTTGCGGTGGATACGGATCGAACCGCCACCCAGTTCGGTACCGTTGAGGACCATGTCGTAGGCACGCGACAGCGCGGTGGCCGGGTTGGCCTCCAGCTCTTCAGGCGAGCACTTCGGCGCGGTGAATGGGTGGTGCAATGCAGTGAAGCTGCCGTCGTCGTTCTCTTCGAACATCGGGAAGTCGACAACCCACATCGGCGCCCATTCGCAGGTGTGCAGGTTGAAGTCGTTACCGACCTTAATGCGCAGGGCGCCCAGCGCCTCGCTGACGATTTTGGCCTTGTCGGCACCGAAGAACACGATGTCGCCGTCGACCGCGCCAACGCGATCGAGGATCACATTGAGGTTGGCTTCCGGGATGTTCTTGACGATTGGCGACTGCAGGCCTTCGACGCCCTTGGCGCGCTCGTTGACCTTGATGTACGCCAGGCCCTTGGCACCATAGATGCCGACGAACTTGGTGTACTCGTCGATGCGGCTGCGCGGCATGCTGGCAGCGCCAGGCACACGCAGGGCGGCAACGCGGCATTTCGGGTCGTTGGCCGGGCCACTGAAGACCTTGAACTCGACGTCCTTGAGCTGATCGGCAACGTCGACCAGTTCCAGCGGGTTACGCAGGTCCGGCTTGTCGGAACCGTAGCGGCGCATGGCTTCTTCGAAGGTCATGTGCGGGAATTCGCCGAACTCCAGGTCCAGGACTTCCTTGAACAGCTTGCGGATCATGTTCTCGGTCAGGCCCATGATCTCGGATTCATTGAGGAAGCTGGTCTCAATGTCGATCTGGGTGAATTCCGGCTGACGGTCGGCACGCAGGTCTTCGTCGCGGAAGCACTTGGCGATCTGGTAGTAGCGGTCGAAACCGGCAACCATCAGCAGTTGCTTGAACAGCTGCGGCGATTGCGGCAGGGCGAAGAAGCTGCCAGCGTGGGTGCGGCTCGGCACCAGGTAGTCACGCGCGCCCTCTGGGGTGGCACGGGTGAGGATCGGCGTTTCGACGTCGAGGAAGCCGTTTTCGTCGAGGTAGCGACGGATGCTGGAAGTGATCCGCGAGCGCAGGCGCAGCTTCTCGGCCATTTCCGGACGACGCAGGTCGATGAAGCGATAGCGCAGGCGGGTTTCTTCGCCGACGTCGGAGTACTCGTTGAGCGGGAACGGCGGGGTTTCGGCTTCGTTGAGCACGGTCAGCTCGTAACCCAGCACTTCGATGGCACCGGAGGCCATGTTGGCGTTCACAGCGCCAGCGGGACGCGGACGCACCTTACCGGTGATCTGCACCACGTATTCGCTGCGCACGCGATCGGCGGCGGCGAAGCTGTCTGCGCGATCCGGGTCGAAAACGACCTGAGCCATGCCTTCGCGGTCACGGATATCGAGGAAAATCACCCCGCCGTGGTCGCGGCGACGATGGACCCATCCGCAAAGGGTAATTTCCTGACCTTCCAGGCTCTCGTTCAGTTG encodes the following:
- the tolR gene encoding protein TolR, encoding MARVRHKRKPVAEMNVVPYIDVMLVLLVIFMVTAPMLNQGVKVDLPKVSSEALPQDNNVQVLTISIKADKTYFWNLGSEVDTEKQMDKAMTLPQMTDAVTKIIAAGRDQGKQTQVFIRGDKSVDYGAVMGAMGGLQKAGVGNVGLITEAP
- the tolQ gene encoding protein TolQ; translated protein: MEANVVDHTSMWSLVSNASIVVQLVMLVLVAASVTSWIMIFQRSTMLRAGRRALESFEERFWSGIDLSKLYRQAGSNPDPDSGVEQVFRAGFKEFSRLRQQPGVDPDAVMEGVGRAMRVAISREEEKLEQSLPFLATVGSTSPYIGLFGTVWGIMNSFRGLASAQQATLATVAPGIAEALIATAIGLFAAIPAVIAYNRFAARSEVLIGRYYTFADEFQAILHRKVHTSEE
- the ybgC gene encoding tol-pal system-associated acyl-CoA thioesterase, which produces MRAQNGLEPFAHHCRVYYEDTDAGGVVYYVNYLKFMERARTERLRALGFAQSALAQDNLLFVVHSSEARYHAPARLDDELRVTAQVLELNRASLRFVQQVWREKDATLLCEGQFLVACVRADTFKPRAIPPALRTAFAEAGDPGTHSNAGD
- the ruvB gene encoding Holliday junction branch migration DNA helicase RuvB, which codes for MIEADRLIAATGRDREEVQDRAIRPLRLAEYIGQPVVREQMALFIEAARGRSESLDHTLIFGPPGLGKTTLANIIAQEMGVSIKSTSGPILERPGDLAALLTNLEPHDVLFIDEIHRLSPIVEEVLYPAMEDFQLDIMIGEGPAARSIKLDLPPFTLVGATTRAGMLTNPLRDRFGIVQRLEFYNTEDLATIVSRSGGILGLPIEDEGAFEIARRARGTPRIANRLLRRVRDFAEVRGKGHITKPIADMALNLLDVDERGFDHQDRRLLLTMIEKFDGGPVGVDSLAAAISEERHTIEDVLEPYLIQQGYIMRTPRGRVVTRHAYLHFGLNIPNRLGESVNGEGFSAPPDE
- the ruvA gene encoding Holliday junction branch migration protein RuvA, which codes for MIGRLRGTLAEKQPPHLIVDVNGLGYELEVPMTTLYRLPKVGEAVTLHTHLVVREDAHLLYGFHEKRERELFRELIRLNGVGPKLALALMSGLDVDELVRCVQAQDASALVKVPGVGKKTAERLLVELKDRFKAWETSPAMFALVPNGPLPLATVSSAEADAVSALISLGYKPQEASKAVAAVDAKGLSSEELIRRSLKGMI
- the ruvC gene encoding crossover junction endodeoxyribonuclease RuvC, translated to MTLILGIDPGSRITGYGVVRQGPRGCEYVASGCIRTGSGELPERLQIVFRGVREIISQYGPVTMGIERVFMARNADSALKLGQARGAAIVAAIEEGLEIAEYSATQVKQAVAGTGGANKEQVQMMVMHLLKLTQKPQIDASDALAIALCHAHTRSSLLPHGLGTARSRSGRLRL
- a CDS encoding YebC/PmpR family DNA-binding transcriptional regulator encodes the protein MAGHSKWANIKHRKERQDAKRGKIFTKWIRELTVAAKQGGGDPGSNPRLRLALDKALGANMSRDIIDRAIARGAGATEADNVEELSYEGYGPGGVAIMVEAMTDNRNRTAAAVRHAFSKCGGNLGTDGSVAYLFERKGQISFAAGVDEDALMEAAMEADADDVVSNEDGSFDVFTSFASFYAVRNALEEAGFKAADAEIVMQPTTSAELDLDGAQKVLKLIDMLEDLDDVQNVYSNAEIPDEVMESLG
- the aspS gene encoding aspartate--tRNA ligase, translating into MMRSHYCGQLNESLEGQEITLCGWVHRRRDHGGVIFLDIRDREGMAQVVFDPDRADSFAAADRVRSEYVVQITGKVRPRPAGAVNANMASGAIEVLGYELTVLNEAETPPFPLNEYSDVGEETRLRYRFIDLRRPEMAEKLRLRSRITSSIRRYLDENGFLDVETPILTRATPEGARDYLVPSRTHAGSFFALPQSPQLFKQLLMVAGFDRYYQIAKCFRDEDLRADRQPEFTQIDIETSFLNESEIMGLTENMIRKLFKEVLDLEFGEFPHMTFEEAMRRYGSDKPDLRNPLELVDVADQLKDVEFKVFSGPANDPKCRVAALRVPGAASMPRSRIDEYTKFVGIYGAKGLAYIKVNERAKGVEGLQSPIVKNIPEANLNVILDRVGAVDGDIVFFGADKAKIVSEALGALRIKVGNDFNLHTCEWAPMWVVDFPMFEENDDGSFTALHHPFTAPKCSPEELEANPATALSRAYDMVLNGTELGGGSIRIHRKEMQQAVFRLLGIEAAEQEEKFGFLLDALKFGAPPHGGLAFGLDRLVMLMTGAQSIREVIAFPKTQSAACVMTQAPGLVDAKALRELHIRLREQPKAE